In one Sporomusa sphaeroides DSM 2875 genomic region, the following are encoded:
- a CDS encoding MFS transporter, producing the protein MEKHDITALVTARLDRLPLSRYHYKMIGICGATWAFDAFDIALITFVATALAQAWNLSPGEMGIVLSSGLIGMIAGAFLGGIAGDRMGRKAVLKWTMLVFSIASLGCAIAWDIYSLVFFRFIVGLGLGGLPPIIYTLMGEITPARDRGKTQGLLTTFWTVGWILAALLAYFVIAGLEDGWRWAFVAGATPALYLFIVQRYIPESARWLAMKGRKEEALAIVDDIERQVAKTDVIPPLTEDMIKKDVIVEQKPSFGALYSVNYRRVTIMLMILWFLNMFGYYGLFSWLPSLLMKSGRTMEQSFLYSIFLQLAYLPNQVLVAFLMDKYGRKPVLIGNLLCGFLATLAFGWALGLPTLESFHIIGLGVVTSFFISGIIAVSYTYTPELYPTAFRATGAAMGSACSRVGGMVSPIAIGYAMGIIGITGAVSLVAGAFILAAVTVGVMGIETKGKAL; encoded by the coding sequence GTGGAAAAGCATGATATCACGGCTCTTGTTACGGCAAGGCTGGATAGACTGCCCTTATCAAGATACCACTACAAGATGATAGGAATTTGCGGTGCTACCTGGGCTTTTGATGCTTTTGATATTGCATTGATTACCTTTGTGGCGACAGCACTTGCCCAGGCGTGGAACTTAAGTCCCGGCGAGATGGGGATTGTCTTAAGCTCAGGTCTGATCGGGATGATCGCAGGCGCTTTTTTGGGAGGCATTGCCGGTGACCGCATGGGCCGTAAAGCGGTTTTAAAATGGACTATGTTAGTATTTTCCATTGCATCACTGGGTTGTGCTATTGCCTGGGATATATATTCATTGGTATTTTTCCGTTTCATTGTCGGCCTGGGGCTGGGGGGATTGCCGCCGATAATCTATACCTTGATGGGCGAGATTACTCCTGCCAGGGACCGTGGGAAAACCCAGGGACTACTGACTACCTTTTGGACAGTCGGCTGGATACTGGCTGCGCTGCTTGCCTATTTTGTCATTGCCGGTCTGGAAGATGGCTGGCGGTGGGCTTTTGTTGCCGGGGCTACACCGGCGCTATACCTCTTCATTGTTCAGCGTTACATTCCTGAATCGGCCAGATGGCTGGCCATGAAGGGCAGAAAAGAAGAAGCACTGGCCATTGTTGATGATATTGAACGGCAAGTCGCCAAAACTGATGTGATTCCGCCTCTGACGGAAGATATGATTAAAAAAGATGTGATTGTTGAACAAAAGCCGTCCTTCGGGGCATTGTATTCTGTGAATTACAGGCGTGTAACCATCATGCTGATGATCCTCTGGTTCCTGAACATGTTTGGCTATTACGGGCTTTTCTCCTGGCTGCCTTCGCTCTTAATGAAGAGCGGCCGTACGATGGAGCAATCCTTCCTGTACAGTATTTTCCTGCAGTTGGCGTATCTGCCAAACCAGGTGTTAGTTGCCTTCCTAATGGATAAGTATGGCAGAAAGCCGGTGCTGATCGGAAACTTGCTATGCGGCTTCTTAGCTACGCTGGCATTTGGCTGGGCATTAGGCTTACCTACTCTTGAATCATTCCATATTATTGGGCTTGGCGTAGTAACCTCATTCTTTATCTCCGGTATTATCGCGGTAAGTTATACTTACACACCAGAGCTTTACCCGACTGCTTTTCGCGCAACAGGAGCAGCCATGGGTTCTGCCTGTTCACGGGTAGGAGGCATGGTTTCGCCGATAGCCATTGGCTATGCCATGGGTATTATCGGTATTACCGGTGCAGTGTCATTAGTTGCCGGGGCGTTTATCCTGGCTGCTGTTACCGTAGGAGTTATGGGTATTGAAACCAAAGGCAAGGCGTTATAA
- a CDS encoding glutamate mutase L, whose protein sequence is MSEKLIDTILLDVGSTFTKATAIDSIDGELIWLARAQAPTTVTDINQGLGSALQGLAAACKVNSIAACNIQASSSAAGGLRMVAMGYMPRVTAKAAKEVAMNAGARVLEVMSFEDKPENKLEMLCEIQPDIILLAGGTDGGNQASLIEDAQLIVDSKVKAVVVLAGNVSIQPQAEALLQQAGIQTIRVPNVMPTIHSLNVKPAREAIHEQFIHQITEAKGLGKLLDRLTVNKVIPTPGAVLLATELLAKGTREEKGLGNLAVVDLGGATTDIHSVLPYMEELSIEEKGLVVTNEKQLSYRTVEGNLGLRVSARGIIEAAGEKAILAGVGLAGEALEKSLHCYAIQLEANPEYLAVSDQDKLFDHAMARAAVEVAFKRHAGYIAQSFDPVMGIVPGTPVGRDLRRVKTVIVVGGVFTGLSTDEAMAVVREALQNPGISLLPAQDSRIIIDKSYLLYAIGLLAEYRPTQALLLAKRHFSMSD, encoded by the coding sequence GTGAGCGAAAAGTTGATTGATACAATCTTGTTGGATGTCGGCAGCACTTTTACTAAAGCGACCGCAATTGACAGTATAGATGGTGAATTAATATGGCTGGCCAGAGCGCAGGCACCTACCACTGTAACGGATATTAATCAGGGCTTGGGTTCGGCCTTGCAGGGACTGGCTGCAGCGTGCAAGGTTAACAGCATCGCGGCCTGCAACATCCAGGCGTCAAGCAGTGCTGCCGGTGGTTTGCGGATGGTAGCTATGGGCTATATGCCGCGTGTGACGGCTAAAGCGGCCAAAGAAGTAGCCATGAATGCCGGAGCCAGAGTGCTGGAGGTCATGTCTTTTGAAGATAAACCGGAAAACAAGCTGGAAATGTTATGTGAGATTCAGCCGGATATTATTCTGTTAGCCGGTGGTACAGACGGGGGCAATCAGGCATCGCTTATAGAAGATGCGCAGTTGATCGTAGACAGCAAGGTGAAAGCAGTGGTTGTTCTTGCCGGAAATGTCAGCATACAGCCGCAAGCCGAAGCCCTCCTTCAACAAGCAGGCATTCAAACCATCCGTGTTCCCAATGTTATGCCGACCATTCACAGCTTAAATGTCAAGCCTGCACGCGAAGCCATTCATGAACAGTTTATTCATCAGATTACCGAGGCCAAAGGGCTAGGCAAGTTACTTGACCGTTTAACAGTTAATAAGGTTATTCCTACGCCGGGAGCGGTACTTTTAGCCACAGAGTTGTTGGCTAAAGGCACGCGTGAGGAGAAGGGACTGGGTAATCTGGCTGTTGTTGATCTTGGCGGAGCAACAACCGATATTCATTCGGTTCTGCCGTATATGGAAGAATTGTCAATAGAAGAAAAAGGCTTGGTGGTAACCAATGAAAAGCAATTGTCGTATCGCACTGTGGAAGGTAACTTAGGGTTACGGGTAAGTGCACGGGGCATCATTGAGGCTGCCGGGGAAAAGGCCATTCTCGCCGGTGTCGGCCTTGCAGGAGAAGCCTTGGAAAAATCCCTGCACTGCTATGCGATCCAGTTGGAGGCAAATCCTGAATACCTGGCTGTGTCTGATCAGGATAAGCTGTTTGACCATGCCATGGCAAGAGCGGCTGTGGAGGTTGCTTTCAAACGCCATGCCGGTTATATCGCGCAGAGCTTTGACCCGGTTATGGGTATTGTGCCAGGTACTCCGGTTGGCAGAGATTTGCGCAGAGTAAAAACGGTGATTGTTGTCGGCGGTGTTTTTACCGGCTTATCAACCGATGAAGCAATGGCCGTTGTCAGAGAGGCTTTGCAGAATCCAGGCATATCCTTATTGCCTGCACAAGACAGCAGGATAATTATTGACAAATCGTATCTGTTGTATGCCATCGGCTTGCTTGCCGAATACAGGCCCACACAAGCACTATTGTTGGCCAAGCGGCATTTCAGCATGTCGGACTAA